The window ATCTTTACGCCGCTGTACTGTTTCTTGGCTCGCAAGCCTCTTTAGGCCCGCCTGGCGCGCCTTCGTCGGCCACCGCCTAATCGGAGATCGAGTCCCCACTTCCCTTCGAAATCGGTAATCCAGGATAGAACTGCTGGCAATACCGACGGTACTTCCCTATGGGGCCGTCGGCCCGGCACAACCTGGGGATAGGCCGATACCGCTTCCGTTCCCAGATCACCACATCCTGCATGACATATCTTTTTTCCTCTGAGAGGATAAACAGGTTCATAAGCCTGTGGCGCAGCTTCATCGGTACGAAACCCAGACCTGTGATGAAGCGCCGGGGCTTGCGGATTTCTCGCACCTGGCTGACCAACACCAGTTCGACCCGCGTGCCGTCGACGGGTGTTGCGAGTACCCACAATCTCGCATTCATACCGATAATCTTTTCATGAAATTCGACGAAGGAGTAACCCAAACCATAGACGTGGGTGACGGTCGAGACATCGGACACGATATCCCACAGGCCCGCGATCCTTCGAACGGATCTGAAGTCAAAACAACTCTTCAAATAGGCGCCGTTGATCGATAACGAACCGACTGGGCGCACGTTGTCATAACCATGCACGTAGCGCAGATGTCCCAGATCTACGGAGTTCTCTGTTGTCTCCTGGGGATGACCTCGGAACTGGAAGGTATGAAATCGCAATTCGGACCACTCCGCGTCCGCCGGCTTAGCTGGCAGGTCCCACTGCGGCGGCCGGCCGCCGCTCCCGAACCATGCGAAGACCATCCCGAGGATCTCCCGCGTCTCATATACTTTCAGTTTCGCGGCTCTCGGTGCCGGGGCATTTGGAGTCGCGACGCATTGGCCGGTCGTATCGTACTCAAATCCGTGAAACGGACAGACGAGGTGACCGTTGCATACCTTGCCGCCGACCTCCGGCCCCAGATGCGAACCCAAGTGCGGACATACCGCGTCGGCCACGCAGACACGGTATGCATCGTCGCACCAGACAACGATTTCTTCGCCCAGCCACATCTTCTCGATCAGTTTTTCTCGCAGAATGGCCTCGCGGTTTGCGACGAAATACCACCCCTCGGGGAACGGCGGTAGCGCATCAGCACCAGTCCTGACTGGTCTATTAGTATCACTGGTTCGTAAGTCAGTAGATTCTATCAAAGACATAAAGATCTCATCATCAGGAGTTTCTTGAATAAACTTGCCAGTCTTTCTCGCCAACGTATAAGCTATTTACGGCAGGCGGACAAGGTGAAATATTTTATATCCCAAATCCCCCACGGCGGTGTTCAAACTTTATTTGCGGGATATCTTTGATATTGATCTTAAAAAAGAAACCCTTATTAAAACCCGCGGGATACCACGAAAATCGCGCTTCCCAACAGTGCAGATCGCGATAAAGCGATAGGCTCTGCGCCGAGATTTTGGCATCGGGAAGAATATCAATATTGATCGAATAGTCAATTCTTACAAATTGGCGGGGATTGATGCCAACATCTGCTTTGACCCAGGATGTTTTGTTCGTTGTATTGCCGAATCGCCGCATCGCAATATAGTGAGAAAGATTGAATCGCCACGGCTGGCTGGCACCGCCGAAATCGCTGTACAAATCGCGTTCAAAGCCAAAATCTGCGCCATATCTCCCCCTGTATCCACCGCCATATCCAGCATCATATCCAGTATCATACCCGGGGTCGTATCCATCGGGAAGAGCGGACTGGATAACCATATTGCCTCGTCCACCTTGACCACCGGAAAAACGGAAATTGGAGGTAATGGTCAGGTTCTGCATGCGCGGATGCAAAAGCGACCGCTGGCCTGTACTGTCATAGAGCGTATGGGTCATCGCAATGCGAACATCCACGCGGCGGTCGGGTTTGAGAGACGCGCTGGTGCGAAGCAGGCGCCATTTTTGTCTCGGCGCGTCAAAATCGTATCCCGTTGACAAATTGAGAGTCGCCAGGGTAAAGCGACGCACATCGTCGTCTCGCTGGGTTTTGAGTTCAAAAGTATTGCCGATATTAAAATTTATGCTGCGTCTGGCGTCGTTCCACTTGCGATTGCCTCCAAAACCCATGGTCCCCTGAAAGATGCTTCCCGATTGATTGTAATTGAAATTGATCCGGGGCTGAAAACGATGCCGTATGCCGCGCAACCGACCGATTTGCGGTTGGAATATGCCGTATAGTGTCGTACCCGAAGTCAGCGCTGCGTTGTAAGACGTGCGTCGGGTTGTCGAATCGGTATCGCTATATATAAATTCCTCGTTCAAATTAAAGCCCGGTGTGAGGTCAAGCCAGCCCAGGGGACGGTGTTGGCTGTTGACCGTAAC is drawn from Gemmatimonadota bacterium and contains these coding sequences:
- a CDS encoding Rieske 2Fe-2S domain-containing protein, which codes for MSLIESTDLRTSDTNRPVRTGADALPPFPEGWYFVANREAILREKLIEKMWLGEEIVVWCDDAYRVCVADAVCPHLGSHLGPEVGGKVCNGHLVCPFHGFEYDTTGQCVATPNAPAPRAAKLKVYETREILGMVFAWFGSGGRPPQWDLPAKPADAEWSELRFHTFQFRGHPQETTENSVDLGHLRYVHGYDNVRPVGSLSINGAYLKSCFDFRSVRRIAGLWDIVSDVSTVTHVYGLGYSFVEFHEKIIGMNARLWVLATPVDGTRVELVLVSQVREIRKPRRFITGLGFVPMKLRHRLMNLFILSEEKRYVMQDVVIWERKRYRPIPRLCRADGPIGKYRRYCQQFYPGLPISKGSGDSISD